One Aegilops tauschii subsp. strangulata cultivar AL8/78 chromosome 7, Aet v6.0, whole genome shotgun sequence genomic window carries:
- the LOC109765673 gene encoding peroxidase 39 — protein MAGAPLVLAILVAAVGVAAAERGGGKLRQGYYEQSCPRAEQIVKDYVERQIPLEPSVAATLIRTHFHDCFVRGCDASVLLNATTGGGEAEKDAAPNLTLRGFDFLDRVKALVEQECPGVVSCADVLALASRDAVGVIGGPFWRVPTGRRDGRMSIKQEALDQLPAPTMNFTDLLASFRAKGLGVADLVWLSGAHTIGISHCNSFSERLYNFTGRSVPGDAGPSLDAEYAANLRRTNCTTRTDNTTVVEMDPGSFLTFDLSYYHGLLKYQGLFQSDAALITDEAARADVESVAKGPPEVFFQVFARSMMRMGMIEVKTGGDGEIRRHCAVVNN, from the exons ATGGCGGGGGCACCTTTGGTGTTGGCGATACTCGTGGCGGCGGTTGGTGTCGCCGCGGCGGAGCGGGGCGGCGGCAAGCTGCGGCAGGGGTACTACGAGCAGAGCTGCCCGCGGGCGGAGCAGATCGTGAAGGACTACGTTGAGCGGCAGATACCCCTGGAGCCCTCCGTCGCCGCCACTCTCATCCGCACCCACTTCCACGACTGCTTCGTCAGG GGGTGCGACGCGTCGGTGCTGCTGAACGCGACGaccggcggcggggaggcggagAAGGACGCGGCGCCCAACCTGACGCTGCGCGGCTTCGACTTCCTGGACCGCGTCAAGGCCCTGGTCGAGCAGGAGTGCCCCGGCGTCGTCTCTTGCGCCGACGTCCTCGCGCTCGCATCACGCGACGCCGTCGGAGTCATC GGCGGGCCGTTCTGGCGCGTGCCGACGGGGCGGCGCGACGGCAGGATGTCGATCAAGCAGGAGGCGCTGGACCAGCTCCCGGCGCCCACCATGAACTTCACCGACCTCCTCGCCTCCTTCCGCGCCAAGGGCCTCGGCGTCGCCGACCTCGTCTGGCTCTCAG GGGCGCACACCATCGGCATCTCGCACTGCAACTCCTTCAGCGAGCGGCTATACAACTTCACCGGCCGCAGTGTGCCAGGCGATGCAGGCCCATCGTTGGACGCCGAGTATGCGGCCAACCTTCGCCGAACCAATTGCACCACTCGAACGGATAACACCACCGTCGTGGAGATGGACCCCGGGAGCTTCCTCACCTTTGACCTCAGCTACTACCACGGCCTGCTCAAGTACCAGGGACTCTTCCAGTCCGATGCCGCGCTCATCACCGACGAAGCGGCGAGGGCTGACGTCGAGAGCGTGGCCAAGGGCCCGCCGGAGGTGTTCTTCCAGGTGTTCGCGCGGTCCATGATGAGGATGGGCATGATAGAAGTCAAGACCGGCGGTGACGGGGAGATCAGGCGGCATTGTGCCGTTGTCAACAACTAG